In the genome of Mesorhizobium sp. 113-3-3, one region contains:
- a CDS encoding PRC-barrel domain-containing protein: MALFFAFGVGPAFAVCNISDTKLEEAVLKSPELRKPENRYLVRDLRTLRNAAFVLWTYGLHDDCERVLANIRQLIAAPSMAKLGGNDEDLADEQLAAGEPQQHEGGGVQGSRNAPDARPLINLDDLGPGLRVDEIVGSEVRSSDDKIVGEVRNVVIGTKDRWDYAVVAAGGFFIAGKDSIVVPLRYLQINQERTSFYLRISSADVKAVPLMPDQECLWLADEAWRAKNDAIFQKLIPDPVRYGTPAAPQVKTDAK; the protein is encoded by the coding sequence TTGGCGTTGTTTTTCGCGTTTGGTGTTGGACCAGCGTTCGCTGTCTGCAACATTTCCGATACAAAGCTCGAAGAGGCGGTCCTCAAGAGCCCGGAATTGCGGAAGCCGGAGAATAGATACCTCGTTCGTGACCTGCGAACCCTCAGGAATGCCGCGTTCGTTTTGTGGACCTACGGCTTGCATGACGATTGCGAGCGTGTACTTGCCAACATTCGCCAGCTGATTGCCGCGCCATCGATGGCCAAGCTAGGGGGCAACGATGAGGACCTGGCCGACGAGCAATTGGCCGCGGGCGAGCCACAGCAGCATGAAGGCGGTGGCGTCCAAGGCAGTCGAAACGCTCCAGACGCACGTCCTCTCATCAACCTCGACGACCTTGGACCAGGCTTGCGTGTCGACGAGATTGTCGGCTCCGAGGTTCGCAGTTCCGATGACAAGATCGTTGGCGAAGTTCGAAATGTGGTGATCGGTACCAAGGACCGATGGGATTACGCAGTCGTTGCCGCTGGCGGGTTTTTCATCGCCGGCAAAGACAGCATCGTCGTTCCGCTCCGTTATCTGCAGATCAACCAGGAGCGGACCAGCTTCTACCTGCGCATCTCCAGTGCTGACGTCAAAGCCGTCCCGTTGATGCCGGATCAGGAATGTCTGTGGCTTGCGGATGAAGCGTGGCGGGCGAAGAACGATGCGATTTTCCAGAAGTTGATTCCAGACCCGGTTCGGTACGGCACTCCGGCTGCTCCGCAAGTCAAGACCGACGCAAAGTGA
- a CDS encoding ankyrin repeat domain-containing protein: MLEVSRCRVYLPPYRRRDAEMRGLFASFLLWLCAVATAHGGALHDAAKSGDLKAITAALYAGADIEEQEKGATPLFLAVRSGHVEAAELLIKRGADVNKEAKLGPPITVAVLKNAADMIRLLLAHGADANGRTRGEPMLTLAVANGCLDCVKVLVEAGADVNAIWVQGDPSQRPGIITAYHLAKHDDHEDIAAYLLEQGVVILKPEPISARVAKGDPVKGGAFFKSTCAPCHVVRPKELPTIGPNLWNVVGRDKASTEFERYSKTLLGWEGNWTYEDLNIFLAGPTLTTPGVNMDIRGVPEEAERLNVIAYLRTLADTPVPLP, translated from the coding sequence ATGCTGGAAGTGAGCCGCTGTCGGGTGTATCTTCCTCCTTATCGGCGGAGGGATGCCGAAATGCGGGGTTTATTCGCAAGCTTCCTACTCTGGCTATGTGCCGTCGCAACAGCACATGGCGGTGCGCTCCACGACGCGGCTAAGAGCGGAGACCTCAAGGCAATCACGGCGGCGCTTTATGCTGGCGCCGACATCGAGGAGCAGGAGAAGGGAGCAACACCGCTCTTCCTCGCGGTGCGCAGCGGCCACGTCGAGGCAGCGGAGCTGCTGATCAAACGCGGTGCCGATGTCAACAAAGAAGCGAAGCTCGGCCCGCCAATAACCGTGGCCGTGCTGAAAAACGCCGCCGACATGATCCGGCTGCTACTGGCGCATGGTGCCGACGCCAACGGCAGGACGCGGGGAGAGCCGATGCTGACCCTCGCAGTTGCCAATGGCTGCCTCGATTGCGTCAAGGTGCTGGTCGAGGCCGGTGCTGACGTCAACGCCATCTGGGTCCAGGGCGATCCCAGCCAACGGCCAGGCATCATCACGGCGTATCATCTCGCAAAGCACGACGATCATGAGGACATTGCCGCCTACCTTTTGGAGCAAGGGGTCGTCATCCTGAAGCCGGAGCCGATTTCCGCCCGGGTTGCGAAAGGCGATCCCGTCAAAGGGGGGGCGTTCTTTAAAAGCACATGTGCCCCCTGCCATGTCGTGCGGCCAAAGGAACTTCCTACCATCGGGCCGAACCTTTGGAACGTCGTCGGACGGGACAAGGCATCAACGGAATTCGAGCGCTACTCCAAGACCCTGCTTGGCTGGGAGGGAAACTGGACCTATGAGGACTTGAACATCTTCCTCGCCGGACCCACGCTGACGACGCCCGGCGTCAACATGGATATTCGCGGCGTGCCTGAAGAGGCCGAGCGGCTGAACGTGATCGCCTATCTTAGAACACTCGCCGACACACCGGTGCCACTGCCGTAG
- a CDS encoding thermonuclease family protein: MILTLAFLLTCGPVSAAEHWSAEDGDTLWHDKKRIQLLGFDAPELSQVCFDAADKIWPCGKYARDHIQHLIASGDVSCIIESKDGSNDDVGVCFVGGIDLGRDLVKHGLAVADTSYLAEEQEARIAKRNLWAGSFIKRR, encoded by the coding sequence TTGATCCTCACCCTTGCCTTCCTGCTAACCTGTGGCCCTGTGTCCGCAGCAGAGCACTGGTCTGCTGAGGACGGCGACACGCTGTGGCACGACAAAAAACGAATTCAATTGCTCGGTTTTGATGCCCCCGAACTTTCGCAGGTGTGTTTTGATGCCGCTGACAAGATCTGGCCCTGCGGCAAGTATGCGCGTGACCACATCCAACATCTTATTGCCTCAGGCGATGTATCCTGCATCATCGAGAGCAAGGACGGTTCCAACGACGATGTCGGCGTCTGCTTCGTGGGTGGGATCGATCTGGGGCGGGACTTGGTGAAACACGGATTGGCGGTAGCCGACACTTCATACCTTGCCGAGGAGCAAGAAGCCCGCATTGCCAAACGCAACTTGTGGGCAGGGAGCTTTATCAAGCGGCGATAG
- a CDS encoding WD40 repeat domain-containing protein, which translates to MATGRETTQFQSDAGLIKIQFDRDGKSLVCAWINGTAQLRDATTGTELAVIATSSNLPQAVLSPDGRLILSAREDNVGRLLATSGAELRALVGHQDRITAAAFNPDGQLVATGSLDHTARIWSTTEGTSVRMLEGHTGAVTVVAFSPDGQSLLTASSDGTARIWSIAGGLEKVLRGHSGALDSAEFSPNGSYVVTASTEDRTVRLWAVQSGRQIAVLGSQDDASVRRGFTRAAFSADGTHVAIISGEQRVSIVRVFQTPKDLIDFARWTVPRELTPCERRSFFLPEDPATGTCPS; encoded by the coding sequence GTGGCCACGGGACGCGAGACCACCCAGTTCCAGTCAGATGCCGGACTGATCAAGATCCAGTTTGATCGCGATGGCAAATCGCTTGTTTGCGCATGGATCAACGGTACCGCCCAACTGCGGGACGCGACGACCGGCACGGAGCTGGCCGTCATCGCGACAAGCAGCAATCTGCCCCAAGCCGTTCTTAGCCCTGACGGACGTCTGATCCTCTCGGCCAGGGAAGACAATGTCGGACGCCTCCTGGCGACCAGCGGAGCCGAACTTCGTGCTCTGGTTGGGCATCAGGATCGCATCACGGCAGCGGCCTTCAACCCGGACGGTCAACTGGTCGCAACAGGCTCACTCGACCACACGGCCCGAATTTGGTCGACCACCGAGGGGACAAGCGTCAGAATGCTGGAGGGACATACCGGCGCGGTGACGGTGGTCGCCTTCAGTCCCGATGGCCAGTCGTTGCTAACCGCTTCGAGCGATGGAACCGCCCGGATCTGGAGCATCGCAGGCGGTCTGGAAAAAGTTCTCAGGGGCCACAGCGGCGCGCTGGACAGCGCCGAGTTCAGCCCCAATGGTTCCTATGTCGTGACCGCGTCGACCGAAGATCGAACGGTGCGGTTATGGGCGGTGCAATCGGGGCGCCAGATTGCCGTCCTTGGCAGCCAGGACGATGCATCCGTTCGACGGGGCTTTACACGTGCAGCTTTCAGCGCGGACGGTACCCATGTCGCGATTATTTCCGGCGAACAAAGAGTGAGCATCGTTCGCGTCTTCCAGACACCCAAGGACCTCATTGACTTTGCACGGTGGACCGTCCCGCGCGAACTCACCCCTTGCGAGCGGCGAAGCTTCTTCCTGCCTGAAGACCCTGCAACCGGCACTTGTCCGAGCTGA
- a CDS encoding nSTAND1 domain-containing NTPase: MNSSPPRTFVLNGVTADLSSETLRDQSNRIIALRHQTFAVLRHLLENANRVVTKDELMKVVWNGLAVTDDSVVQCIHEIRAALNDSRQAVVHTVPRRGYRLVLPSNAGPRLATILAAGLAGEVRQACKDERSIAALTHGYKQVLYGLLMKHAGRVFASVEETVLVEFAGPVEALRCANEIQHEFDRRNCEVPQTKRLRFRIGVDLGYVVAEGDHLRGEAVEVAAHLQTLSRPGGICITEPVRAQAQDHLSLDFIDLGDHKLKDVARAWRIYRVCLASEEPVRSPFRGLAAFEFEDADLFFGRARAISACTARLEQQAASGTAFLLIYGMSGCGKSSLLRAGLLPSLTRPGAVAGISLWRRCLIRLSEGPDAFAVLAAALLHDAALPELSSEATVAEFARLCRNTPDRALAMVRQALRNAAGPARSQIRLLVVIDQLEELFTTEMQPATREALVRFMAVLAASGLVWVIAAIRSDFFHRCGEVQGFSALKDGLASYELLPPTGPEIAQMIREPAVVAGLRFEESAEWGRLDDVLQAAATADPGSLPLLEFVLDALYQASGDRRVLTFAHYRALGGLEGAIARRADEVLDLLAPGIQEALPAVLRALTTANLGDDTVTARAAPFTDVAGTPERSALVRALIDARLLVSDEDAAGHVFVRLAHEALLSRWPRAGDIVNANRNFLATRERLKADAHRWHLESRNRELLLPSGKRLSEGEELMLSRREEVDDAVLEYIEESLRAHRQKEEKDRHAELALVAAAEEAKRERLEREAERRSLAAAAANRLARRTRNAAIVAIMLAVMAGAGALVAFKAREEARGQRDQALRNQFLSLSFLSERSAAAGNTEAAIRLALEALPSKDQPERPYLFEAEAALYKALLAHRQIKIFRPGAGVTHAAFNPTGDRIVTASYDRTAAVWDVSSGAETAILRGHDGVVERAEFSPDGSRILTAARDGTARLWDAVSGEQLYILRPVGNYPTAIFSPDGTRVLTAGENSDATLWDASTGKKVLGVSSDAYTRAAFSSDGRRFATAGKHFVSIWNAADGVLTASIRVTSWPYTLAFSADGSRMVAGPWGWHSHRDTSSLFDLSKGTEIAKLAGSKSDTQLNGVIFSHGGQRIATVSLDGTARIWDGTLGTLDEVLGQEVSGLKPDIDTDERDLEMNGTFTRDDRFLATTSINGQIRIWDAERASLVTTIAGHESLVEHLEFSPVDSNILLTASHDGTARLWDVDGALTTSLSHEYRPTFAVFSPDNVHLLTGGGDSAAHLWDVASGREIIRLDTHEIIQSASFSPDGRRVAWHPRRAWFEFLTWPRDARPPSSSQMPD, encoded by the coding sequence TTGAATAGCTCGCCGCCCAGGACGTTCGTCCTCAACGGCGTGACCGCCGATCTGAGCAGCGAGACGTTGCGCGACCAGTCCAACAGGATAATCGCACTACGCCACCAGACCTTCGCGGTACTTCGCCACCTTCTGGAGAATGCTAATCGCGTTGTCACCAAGGACGAACTGATGAAGGTAGTCTGGAATGGGCTAGCCGTCACCGATGACAGCGTGGTCCAATGCATTCACGAGATCCGTGCGGCGCTCAACGACAGTCGCCAGGCCGTCGTGCATACAGTGCCGAGGCGGGGTTACAGGTTGGTCCTTCCCTCAAATGCCGGACCAAGATTGGCTACAATTCTGGCGGCAGGATTGGCCGGCGAAGTCCGGCAGGCATGCAAGGATGAGCGGAGCATTGCTGCACTTACACACGGGTACAAGCAGGTCCTTTATGGGCTGCTGATGAAACATGCCGGTCGTGTCTTCGCGAGCGTCGAAGAGACAGTCCTTGTGGAGTTTGCTGGCCCCGTCGAGGCGTTGCGGTGTGCGAACGAGATCCAGCATGAGTTCGATCGGCGGAACTGCGAGGTTCCCCAGACAAAGCGGCTGCGCTTCCGCATCGGCGTTGACCTTGGTTACGTCGTCGCCGAGGGCGACCACCTCAGGGGCGAGGCCGTCGAGGTCGCAGCTCATCTTCAAACCTTGTCACGCCCCGGCGGGATTTGCATCACGGAACCGGTCCGCGCCCAGGCTCAGGACCACCTCTCGCTGGATTTCATCGATCTCGGCGACCACAAACTGAAGGATGTCGCCCGTGCCTGGCGCATCTACCGCGTATGTCTTGCGTCGGAGGAGCCGGTCAGATCGCCATTTCGCGGTCTCGCTGCCTTCGAATTCGAAGATGCCGATCTATTCTTCGGCCGAGCGCGGGCGATTTCTGCCTGCACTGCCAGACTGGAGCAGCAGGCGGCAAGCGGCACGGCATTCCTGCTCATCTACGGAATGAGCGGTTGTGGCAAGTCTTCCCTCCTGCGCGCTGGCCTGCTGCCGTCATTGACGCGACCTGGAGCCGTCGCAGGCATATCCTTGTGGCGTCGCTGCCTGATCCGCCTCTCCGAAGGACCGGATGCATTCGCGGTGTTGGCTGCGGCGCTGCTTCACGACGCTGCTTTGCCGGAGCTGTCCTCAGAGGCAACAGTCGCGGAGTTTGCTCGACTCTGCAGGAACACGCCGGATCGAGCCCTGGCGATGGTCCGACAGGCACTTCGCAACGCCGCAGGGCCGGCCCGCTCCCAGATCAGATTGCTTGTGGTCATTGATCAATTGGAGGAGCTGTTCACGACGGAGATGCAGCCGGCGACGCGCGAGGCCCTTGTACGGTTCATGGCGGTGCTGGCCGCGAGCGGATTGGTCTGGGTGATAGCGGCGATCCGTTCGGACTTCTTTCACCGCTGCGGCGAGGTCCAAGGTTTTTCGGCCCTCAAGGACGGCCTGGCCAGCTACGAACTTCTGCCACCAACCGGCCCAGAGATCGCGCAGATGATCCGCGAACCTGCGGTCGTGGCCGGGCTCCGCTTCGAGGAGAGTGCCGAGTGGGGGCGGCTCGATGACGTGCTGCAGGCGGCAGCAACTGCCGATCCCGGATCATTGCCGCTTCTCGAGTTTGTCCTTGACGCGTTGTACCAAGCCAGTGGCGACCGACGCGTTCTCACCTTTGCGCACTATCGCGCGCTCGGCGGGCTCGAAGGCGCAATCGCGCGCCGCGCCGACGAAGTCCTGGATTTGCTTGCGCCCGGGATCCAGGAGGCCTTGCCCGCGGTGCTGCGCGCCCTCACCACGGCGAACCTGGGCGATGATACGGTCACGGCACGTGCGGCCCCGTTTACCGACGTTGCGGGCACTCCCGAGCGATCGGCCCTCGTCAGGGCACTAATCGACGCCCGGCTCCTCGTCAGCGACGAGGACGCCGCAGGGCATGTCTTCGTTCGTCTTGCACATGAGGCACTGTTGAGCCGTTGGCCGCGCGCCGGTGACATTGTGAATGCTAACCGGAACTTCCTCGCGACGCGCGAACGCCTGAAGGCTGACGCCCACCGATGGCACCTGGAAAGCAGGAATCGGGAGCTTCTCCTTCCGTCCGGCAAACGTCTGTCGGAGGGCGAAGAGTTGATGCTGTCAAGGCGGGAGGAGGTCGACGATGCCGTCCTTGAATACATCGAGGAGTCCTTGCGTGCCCACCGGCAGAAGGAGGAGAAGGACCGTCACGCAGAGTTAGCGCTGGTCGCGGCTGCCGAAGAGGCAAAACGCGAACGCCTGGAGCGCGAAGCCGAGCGCCGGAGCCTCGCGGCGGCCGCAGCAAACCGCCTTGCCCGACGGACACGGAACGCCGCTATCGTGGCAATAATGCTCGCTGTTATGGCGGGTGCAGGCGCACTGGTCGCCTTCAAAGCACGGGAGGAAGCAAGAGGCCAACGCGATCAGGCGCTGCGCAATCAGTTCCTTTCGCTTTCGTTCCTCTCGGAGCGATCCGCCGCGGCAGGCAACACCGAAGCTGCGATCCGGTTGGCGCTTGAGGCGCTACCCTCGAAAGACCAACCCGAGCGGCCATATCTCTTTGAGGCGGAGGCAGCTCTCTACAAGGCTCTGCTGGCGCACCGGCAGATCAAAATCTTCCGCCCTGGCGCCGGTGTGACGCATGCGGCATTCAATCCCACAGGTGATCGCATCGTCACCGCATCCTATGACAGAACTGCAGCAGTCTGGGACGTCTCCAGCGGCGCCGAAACTGCAATTCTTAGAGGTCATGATGGGGTCGTGGAGAGGGCCGAATTCAGCCCCGACGGGAGTCGTATCCTGACGGCCGCGAGGGACGGCACTGCACGTCTGTGGGACGCCGTCTCGGGAGAGCAGCTCTACATCCTGCGGCCGGTAGGCAATTACCCGACGGCAATCTTCAGCCCGGATGGCACCCGGGTGCTGACGGCGGGAGAGAACAGCGATGCAACGCTCTGGGATGCTAGCACCGGGAAGAAAGTCCTGGGTGTAAGCAGCGACGCATATACGCGTGCTGCTTTCAGTTCTGACGGCCGCAGATTCGCGACGGCGGGCAAGCATTTTGTTTCGATCTGGAATGCCGCAGACGGCGTGCTGACAGCGTCGATCCGAGTGACCTCCTGGCCCTACACCCTGGCGTTCAGCGCGGACGGAAGCCGGATGGTGGCCGGCCCGTGGGGTTGGCATTCACACCGCGACACTTCCAGCCTTTTCGATTTGTCGAAAGGAACGGAGATCGCAAAGTTGGCCGGCAGCAAGAGCGACACGCAATTGAACGGGGTGATCTTCAGCCACGGGGGTCAGCGGATCGCCACGGTATCTCTCGATGGCACTGCCCGGATCTGGGATGGCACGTTGGGAACGCTGGATGAGGTGCTCGGCCAAGAGGTCTCGGGGTTAAAGCCTGACATCGATACAGATGAACGCGATCTGGAGATGAACGGTACTTTCACCCGGGACGACCGCTTCCTTGCGACGACCTCGATCAATGGGCAGATCCGCATCTGGGACGCTGAACGCGCCTCGTTGGTGACGACGATCGCCGGTCATGAATCCCTGGTCGAGCATTTGGAATTCAGCCCGGTCGACAGCAACATTCTACTCACTGCTTCACACGATGGCACCGCTCGGCTTTGGGATGTCGACGGCGCCCTGACGACGTCGCTCTCACATGAATATCGGCCGACTTTCGCGGTCTTCAGTCCCGACAACGTCCACCTGCTGACCGGCGGAGGCGACAGCGCGGCGCACCTGTGGGATGTCGCGAGCGGGCGCGAGATAATCCGCCTAGACACGCATGAGATCATTCAAAGTGCCTCGTTCAGCCCAGATGGGAGGCGCGTCGCCTGGCATCCCAGGAGGGCGTGGTTCGAGTTTTTGACGTGGCCACGGGACGCGAGACCACCCAGTTCCAGTCAGATGCCGGACTGA
- a CDS encoding DUF1194 domain-containing protein: MLRLTGAFLLALLFATAPRSHSTDRPAGGLAEVDLQLILAVDVSPSMSRIEQKVQRAGYVDAFRHADIAMAIKAGGVGRIAVLYLEWAGPNQQTVIVPWTIVESREDALTLADGLAALSLTEGRGTSISGALQAANGLFAKSGLRSPRRVIDVSGDGPNNAGALIDPIRHFLVAEGVTINGLPIALPRLGEADGFARYDPSSLQSYFERCVIGGPDAFAIGVTDAAMFATAVRRKLVREISMNRDQLFYAAYTERSGPTVDCTMIGQLPGR; this comes from the coding sequence ATGCTGCGGCTCACTGGCGCCTTCCTGCTCGCCCTGCTCTTCGCGACTGCGCCACGATCTCACTCGACGGACCGTCCCGCTGGCGGCCTGGCTGAAGTCGATTTGCAATTGATCCTTGCCGTGGACGTCTCGCCGTCGATGAGTAGAATTGAGCAAAAAGTGCAGCGCGCCGGCTATGTTGATGCTTTCCGCCACGCGGATATCGCGATGGCAATCAAGGCGGGAGGAGTGGGAAGAATCGCAGTCCTCTATCTAGAGTGGGCGGGGCCAAATCAGCAAACCGTCATCGTGCCGTGGACAATTGTCGAAAGCCGCGAGGATGCTTTGACTCTGGCGGACGGGCTCGCTGCTCTGTCGTTGACTGAAGGCCGGGGAACTTCGATTTCCGGCGCGTTGCAGGCCGCGAATGGCCTGTTCGCGAAGAGCGGCTTGCGCAGCCCGCGCCGTGTTATTGACGTATCTGGCGACGGACCCAACAATGCCGGAGCACTCATTGACCCCATTCGGCACTTTCTTGTCGCGGAAGGTGTGACGATCAACGGGCTGCCTATCGCACTGCCCCGCCTCGGCGAGGCCGACGGGTTTGCACGGTACGACCCCTCCAGCCTGCAATCCTATTTCGAGCGCTGCGTCATCGGCGGACCGGACGCATTTGCAATCGGCGTCACCGACGCCGCGATGTTCGCCACCGCGGTTCGTCGAAAGCTGGTTCGTGAAATCTCCATGAACCGGGATCAGCTATTCTACGCCGCGTACACCGAGCGTTCGGGCCCCACGGTCGATTGCACCATGATCGGTCAGTTGCCAGGCCGATAA
- a CDS encoding helix-turn-helix domain-containing protein, with the protein MTPHQYGLSLRLDFAEKLLAERPPFTDLAYLSGFSSQSHLTTAMKKYRNLTRAPIT; encoded by the coding sequence GTGACGCCGCATCAATACGGTCTCAGCCTTCGTCTGGACTTTGCAGAAAAGCTGCTTGCCGAGCGCCCGCCGTTCACGGACCTCGCTTATCTGAGCGGGTTCTCGAGCCAGAGCCATCTCACTACCGCAATGAAGAAATATCGCAATCTGACGAGAGCTCCGATCACATGA
- a CDS encoding class I SAM-dependent methyltransferase translates to MEPFLGANLLNWDDRAELHSTDTTGSYQIENVLAGGSNLYELETGEVGDIVGKDIVHLQCHIGLDTISLKNLGAGSVVGLDFSPTAIAAARDFAAKAGTDVRFVEAPLFEAVEALGRTFDIAYVTWGSVNWLDDVFRWARVVFDLLRPGGRLYMAEGHPLMFQCDRKAAALEFKHDWRTPVARPLAWNEERTYTGDDRILKHPRYYEWIHPISDVVNALISAGLTLDFLNEHDTVSWQHFSFAVRAGKDMYGLPKNSPKIPMAYSIGATKRSVGKIPYLVAPR, encoded by the coding sequence TTGGAACCGTTTCTGGGTGCAAATCTCCTGAATTGGGATGATCGGGCCGAACTCCATTCGACCGACACGACGGGCAGCTACCAGATTGAAAATGTGCTGGCAGGCGGATCCAATCTCTATGAGCTGGAAACGGGCGAGGTCGGCGATATCGTCGGCAAGGATATCGTCCATTTGCAATGTCACATCGGGCTCGACACGATCAGCTTGAAGAATCTTGGTGCTGGCAGCGTGGTCGGTCTGGACTTTTCACCGACCGCGATCGCAGCTGCGCGGGATTTCGCGGCGAAGGCAGGCACTGATGTGCGATTTGTGGAAGCGCCACTATTCGAGGCAGTCGAAGCGCTCGGCCGGACCTTTGACATCGCTTACGTTACCTGGGGTTCGGTAAATTGGCTGGACGATGTGTTCCGCTGGGCGCGGGTCGTTTTCGATCTCCTGAGACCAGGCGGCCGGCTCTACATGGCCGAGGGCCATCCGTTGATGTTTCAGTGTGATCGTAAGGCCGCGGCGTTGGAGTTTAAGCACGATTGGCGAACGCCTGTAGCTCGACCGCTCGCATGGAACGAGGAACGGACCTATACCGGCGACGACCGCATTTTGAAGCATCCTCGGTATTATGAGTGGATCCATCCGATCAGCGACGTGGTGAACGCGCTGATTTCAGCGGGGCTGACGCTCGATTTTCTGAATGAGCATGACACGGTTTCGTGGCAGCACTTTTCATTTGCAGTGAGGGCAGGCAAGGATATGTACGGCCTGCCAAAGAACTCCCCTAAGATCCCAATGGCTTATTCCATTGGCGCGACGAAGCGCAGCGTCGGCAAAATACCATATCTTGTTGCTCCAAGGTGA